Part of the Sodalinema gerasimenkoae IPPAS B-353 genome is shown below.
GGCCGTGACGTTACTCCATATTCTTAGCTTTTTCCTTTGCCTGGCCGTTTTCACTTTGACCCTACTCTTCGATCCATCGGCCCGGCTTTGGGTAGCTGCGATCGGGGTGTTAGGAATGTTTGTTATCGGTGGATGGGCCGTTTCTCCGAGATTACAGTCTTATTACCTCTCCAGGGGGTTTAAACCTAACGATTCCCGTAATGGCCAGGTTTTTTTGAAGGTGCTCGGGATTGTTATCTTATGTTTGTCATTGTTTTTGTCATCGCTCCTAGGGAGTGCATTGTTCTTTACAGGGCACAGTCAGCTTGGGGGTGGACTGCTATCACTAATAGCATCTTTCTGCGGTGCTTTGATCATTGGTGCTCAGCTCAAAGACTGGATACATAAGAAATTGACGCCTCTTTGTGCCAATTGTCAGAGGCCCATGATGCAGGTGAACGAAACAAAACTTAAGCCACATTTAAGCCGCAGCCAAAGCATTGCCGCTAATCTCAAAAGTACTAGATTTAAAGGTTGGACCTGTCCTTGTTGCACGCCAGAACCATCACGTTTTCATTTGCGCAGCTATCTCCTAGATGAGAATTACTTTGAGGAATGTCCGAATTGCGAAGAGTTTACCATGACTTATAGGTACAGAGTTCTTGAAGAACCCACTAGGAGCCGTGAGGGAACTGTGCGTAAGACCGCCGCTTGCCACGCCTGTGATTGCACGAAGTCTGAAGAGAAACCCTTACGTTATGGATCTTCTTCCGCTGTGGCGGCAGGTTTCTCTGGCGGTGGCGGAGGTGGTGGTGGTGGCTGCGGCGGCTTTGGTGGCGGTGGTGGTGGCGGTGGTGGCTGTGGGGGCGGCTACTAGCCCCGTGGCTTCAAATTGTCTGCCGTAAGAGAGAGCGATATAATAGACCTAACTATTTTAGATGCCTCAACCCCATGACTGAAGTTACTCTAGATGAAACAAAACTGAAAGAATTGCTCAAAACAGCAATATTTGAGTTACTCCAAGAAGAGAAAGACATTTTTTCTGAGCTATTAAGCGATGTTCTTGAAGAGATTGGCATGATAAATGCAATTAAAGAAGGCGAAAACACAGAAATTGTCAGCCAGGAGGAGATTTTTGAAATGGAGTTTTATGGTAGCCGCACTTGATGGCGGCTACTAGCCCCGTAGCCCTTAGGATGGGGGAGGATTGGAGTAGCGTTGCCACATCTGATAATGTTCCTGGGCCAGCAACTCCCGCAAGCGAGGCGGTGAGATGATGTCACAATCTGGGCCATAGCGGCGAATCTCTCGCAGCAACCAGAAGGGATTAGCCACCTCACGCACCACCCGGCGAACGTCATCAACCATCTCATCCTCAATGTCAACCTCACGGCCTTCATAGGCTTTTGCTAAGCCACGATAAAAGTGTAAGTGTACTTTGATGGTGTCCAAACCCTCCTCACGCCAGGGAACATCGGTGGGGATAATAGATTGGATGCGATCGCGCCGTAAACAGCGGTTGTGATTCAGTTCGGGAAAGTCGCTATCTCGCACATCTTCCGTCTCATCACACCAAATTTGCAGATAGTAGCGTTTCTCGTGGAAGTCGAACTGGACGTAACGGGCGGTGTAGGTGTACTCCTCTCCCTTGGCATTGCGATAGAGAACCCGAAACGGTTGACGTTTTTGGCGATAGTCTTCGACGAGAGTGCGCCAGGCCTGTCCTGTGGTACTGAGTTTTTTCATGAATGCCTGACGGCTGGGGGAATCCAGGTTGCCGCGATCGAGCATTAGTTGTAAGAGGGTTTCGGCTTCGGCAATAAATCCGGTGTCGGTTAGGAGTTGGGTGGCATGGTCTAGCACCTTGATTTGCTCCGGTGTCAGTGTAAATTTTTCGCCGAGTTCATAGTCTTCTTCGGCAATGGCAACGATGAGGCCGGAGATACTGGGGGATTTGCCCCACATAATGCCCAACCGACGGGCGATCGCCTCCAATTTGGCCTTGGTTCCTGGGGGAATTGACAGTGTAATGGTCTCTTTTTTCCGTGACATTCACCAAATTATACGTGCAGTGTTGACAGTCTAGGTCGTATATGCCATTATAAATCAAGTGCAGTTACAAACAAAGGATTTTGACCCAGTTGCACTGAAGTTTGCAGTCTAGGGAGACCTAAATGGATGTTACGTTTATGTGACGAGATTAAGGGGCGATCGCCCAACCTGGAAGAGCGATATTTCAGCGAAATTCGCCCCCGACTTTATGAAAACCACGGCCAACACGCCCAATATGGAACTCGCGCCCGGCGGAGTTTAGCCGAACATCTCGATTCCGCCTGTCAGTTTGTCCTAACGGTGAGTGGCCTGGCGGGGTGGACTGAGGAGAGGCGATCGCACATCCTGGCCGCCACCGCCGTTCACGACCTCAACAAACTCGATAACCAGGGGCGCAACGTCAAAACCTTGGCCCGCGATCGCCCCTTCCTTGAGGCACAACTCCATCGCGCCTGTGTCGGTCAGTTTATCCGTAGCGACGACGACTTAGAACTCGTCCGTCGTCTCATTGAACGGCATTCGGGCCATAACGTCAGCGATGGAATGCGGTTTCTACCCGAAGACCCGGACATCAACCGCCAGGCCGCCCTCTTGGTGGCGGGAGACTTATTTGACTTGGGCATTGAGGAAGCAAAACGGATTCGCAAAGTTGAAACCGAATTAACCGTCGCCCTGCAACGGCCCTATCGCCTGTTCCAAGTCCGATTGACCGAAGATCGCGGCTACTTCACCGCCCTATTACTGGGGGCCTGTGAACAAGTCCTGGTGGCTAGCAACCTCATCCCCCTCACCATTAACCCCGATGGTCAACTGTTTTTAGGGGAAACCTTCCCCGAGGAGGATCTGGCCCCCGCCATTGCCCGCCAATGGCAACGTCAAATCGATGCCGTCTTTGGCGCGAACGTCGCACAACTGGTGAAACCCAGCAAAGATGGCATCAAAATCGATGACCAAGCCGTCCAACAAAATCCAGACGAAGCCCTCGAACAAATCGCCGCCCTCTTGGTGAAAAAAGCCAAAGGCTACAAAGCCGAGAAAGTGGCCCAAGACATCCACAAATATAGTAGCGATGCCGAAGCGGTCCGCGCAGCCGCCAACTTCGGATTACAGCCTGTCTCCAACGCTGAGGAATTTGCCCAATCTGAAGCCTTGAAATGCGCCTATCTCAGTTATCGCCAAGCCGGTGTGTCTCCCCAGTTAGCTTGGGACAGCATTGCCGAAACCGTGGGACTCTCCCCGGAACAGCGTCAAGCCCTCGAACCCTTTAACGCCCAATATGGCCGCTGTTTATTTGCTGCTAAAGCCGTGAAGGGGGGATTAGAGACCATTGAACAGGCCATTGAAGACTCCTTCCAACGGCGTCGCAGCCAAGGGGAGGAAACCGTCTCCGAAGACCTCATCCAAGCGGTCAGAGAACTACTCAACCTACCCCAAAGTCAGCCGTTCAGCGGCTTTAAGCAACTGAACGCTTACATCCAAGCCAACCCCCGTCAACGCTGTTCTTTGGGTAGTATGACGGGTGAAATTGGTGAACTCAAATCCCCGCAAATGCCCCCTGGAACTAAGGTTCAGTCCTTTTCAAATCGTCTCCCCGGCGGTATGAGTGGCGACCCGAAACGGCGGGGGGATGCCCTCTCGGCTTTGAGTTATCAACTCATGGCAGTGGGGTCGAATTTCCCTAAAACGGTGAAACAAGATCCCCTCTATTTACATTTTGCCCTCCCCCCAGGGTCGAGTCTGGAACTACGGCGGATTTGGCGGAGTTTTCTAAAACGGCTTGCAGAAATCAATGAAGATGGAACCGTCACTGTCGATGAACTGCAACTGTATCGAGATCATGCTGTTGTGTTCAAAGCCAATAAAGTGGTGGGATTCGCAGTTCCGAAACGTCCCCAGTTTGTCCATGGGACGGTGACGATTCCCATTCTTTGGGGAGAGG
Proteins encoded:
- a CDS encoding TPM domain-containing protein encodes the protein MANILSEDTERQLNQMISALEAENGAEIAVVTVANTNSQPTPKAFATRLLNDWGVGKAELDNGVLFLNSVGDRRVEIDTGYGIEEILPDAKVGAILDQEILPKFRNNDFDAGTLAGVEAIITALSGDVFASPAGVIGGARSGISVRELVYSPLSLYVISVITLCATPVCIYKRTCRILDHPPKFLPMGRSRVLDPKCHGLSKTAVTLLHILSFFLCLAVFTLTLLFDPSARLWVAAIGVLGMFVIGGWAVSPRLQSYYLSRGFKPNDSRNGQVFLKVLGIVILCLSLFLSSLLGSALFFTGHSQLGGGLLSLIASFCGALIIGAQLKDWIHKKLTPLCANCQRPMMQVNETKLKPHLSRSQSIAANLKSTRFKGWTCPCCTPEPSRFHLRSYLLDENYFEECPNCEEFTMTYRYRVLEEPTRSREGTVRKTAACHACDCTKSEEKPLRYGSSSAVAAGFSGGGGGGGGGCGGFGGGGGGGGGCGGGY
- a CDS encoding helix-turn-helix transcriptional regulator; protein product: MSRKKETITLSIPPGTKAKLEAIARRLGIMWGKSPSISGLIVAIAEEDYELGEKFTLTPEQIKVLDHATQLLTDTGFIAEAETLLQLMLDRGNLDSPSRQAFMKKLSTTGQAWRTLVEDYRQKRQPFRVLYRNAKGEEYTYTARYVQFDFHEKRYYLQIWCDETEDVRDSDFPELNHNRCLRRDRIQSIIPTDVPWREEGLDTIKVHLHFYRGLAKAYEGREVDIEDEMVDDVRRVVREVANPFWLLREIRRYGPDCDIISPPRLRELLAQEHYQMWQRYSNPPPS
- a CDS encoding CRISPR-associated protein Csc3, which codes for MLRLCDEIKGRSPNLEERYFSEIRPRLYENHGQHAQYGTRARRSLAEHLDSACQFVLTVSGLAGWTEERRSHILAATAVHDLNKLDNQGRNVKTLARDRPFLEAQLHRACVGQFIRSDDDLELVRRLIERHSGHNVSDGMRFLPEDPDINRQAALLVAGDLFDLGIEEAKRIRKVETELTVALQRPYRLFQVRLTEDRGYFTALLLGACEQVLVASNLIPLTINPDGQLFLGETFPEEDLAPAIARQWQRQIDAVFGANVAQLVKPSKDGIKIDDQAVQQNPDEALEQIAALLVKKAKGYKAEKVAQDIHKYSSDAEAVRAAANFGLQPVSNAEEFAQSEALKCAYLSYRQAGVSPQLAWDSIAETVGLSPEQRQALEPFNAQYGRCLFAAKAVKGGLETIEQAIEDSFQRRRSQGEETVSEDLIQAVRELLNLPQSQPFSGFKQLNAYIQANPRQRCSLGSMTGEIGELKSPQMPPGTKVQSFSNRLPGGMSGDPKRRGDALSALSYQLMAVGSNFPKTVKQDPLYLHFALPPGSSLELRRIWRSFLKRLAEINEDGTVTVDELQLYRDHAVVFKANKVVGFAVPKRPQFVHGTVTIPILWGEVNSSLALLKSLRLGLEMSLALDMGFPLVVSSNLELKPSWEYFASVDGIPSSLRPLLGDGQYYRQGQLLKTENHQHLTAETVLLRLRCLGELAIAVSSLRKKDDCFYQLARATVRPLTLYHVLLRWILREQDDPHLEHLWHKISTPLNQLLESLMSEEHQQVSEYLKRAAYLAESATLRGSSFRRTAQTEPFSDFLKAVRSKKSHLDWETMFAALVQQYHNRLDRIREHQVGATKYEQIKAFYDVLKQMFEDVYDCRPERLLTDGKTLEAAYLFFLQEARQKIKAEREKTSESESSQTSPETTSA